In Pseudoxanthomonas sp., one genomic interval encodes:
- a CDS encoding sigma-70 family RNA polymerase sigma factor → MNAMSLDLILQAELPAAARGSQDAYGRIVHACQNTVTAIALAITRDVQASEDIAQEAFLKAWQQLDRLKNSASFLPWLRQITRNLARDWLRAQHGRPMSGEVAEIAIGMAADPDPTPAERLLQTEEELVATEIISSLPEDSRETLLLFYREGQSSQQVADLLGLSDAAVRKRLSRARAMVREELLQRFGEFARSTAPTAAFTMIVLGGLVGAMPAASAATVIGSGLLGTGLAGKLGTSGLTTGGVTGGVAGGSLGVIFEQVTQHPASLSGLVGGVIGGLVGYALTWWYLARFCQTAQERLQVRRFMALNAATGSAWLFCLMLTTMLASGWMATVAVTLIGLCAVNYQYLVTLPRIMDPMLAQPANAKRRRGYDYLLGKPAIALSSVLAVGAVLFVLVRTGRIAF, encoded by the coding sequence ATGAATGCGATGTCCCTGGACCTGATACTGCAAGCCGAACTGCCTGCCGCCGCACGTGGCAGTCAGGACGCCTACGGGCGCATCGTCCACGCCTGCCAGAACACGGTCACCGCCATCGCACTGGCCATCACGCGCGACGTGCAGGCCAGCGAGGACATCGCGCAGGAGGCCTTCCTCAAGGCGTGGCAGCAGCTCGACCGGCTGAAGAACAGCGCCAGCTTCCTGCCGTGGCTGCGGCAGATCACCCGCAACCTGGCGCGCGACTGGCTGCGCGCGCAGCACGGCCGGCCGATGTCCGGCGAGGTGGCGGAGATCGCCATCGGCATGGCCGCCGATCCGGACCCCACGCCGGCCGAGCGCCTGCTGCAGACGGAAGAGGAACTCGTGGCCACCGAGATCATTTCCTCGCTGCCCGAGGACAGCCGTGAAACGCTGCTGCTGTTCTACCGCGAGGGCCAGAGCTCGCAGCAGGTCGCCGACCTGTTGGGCCTGAGCGATGCGGCCGTGCGCAAGCGCCTGTCGCGTGCCCGCGCGATGGTCCGCGAAGAACTGCTGCAGCGCTTCGGCGAATTCGCGCGTTCCACCGCGCCGACGGCGGCCTTCACCATGATCGTGCTGGGCGGTCTGGTAGGTGCGATGCCGGCGGCCAGTGCGGCGACGGTGATCGGTTCCGGCTTGCTCGGTACCGGCCTGGCGGGCAAGCTGGGCACGAGCGGCCTGACCACGGGTGGCGTCACGGGCGGTGTGGCCGGCGGCTCGCTGGGGGTGATCTTCGAGCAGGTCACCCAGCACCCGGCATCCCTCAGTGGCCTGGTGGGCGGCGTGATCGGCGGGCTCGTCGGCTACGCCCTCACCTGGTGGTACCTGGCGCGCTTCTGCCAGACCGCGCAGGAGCGGCTCCAGGTCCGTCGCTTCATGGCCCTCAATGCCGCCACGGGCTCGGCCTGGCTGTTCTGCCTGATGCTGACGACCATGCTGGCGTCGGGCTGGATGGCGACGGTGGCCGTCACCCTGATCGGATTGTGCGCGGTCAATTACCAGTACCTGGTCACGCTGCCGCGGATCATGGACCCGATGCTGGCCCAGCCCGCCAACGCCAAACGCCGGCGCGGCTACGACTATCTGCTCGGCAAGCCGGCGATCGCGCTCAGCAGCGTGCTCGCCGTGGGGGCGGTCCTGTTCGTGCTGGTGCGCACGGGACGCATCGCCTTCTGA
- a CDS encoding RNA polymerase sigma factor — protein MDTQAIELSLREALPAAAEGDHAAYGRIVALCQNAITGIALAITRDVQASEDIAQEAFVKGWRQLETLKNPDSFLPWLREITRNLARDHLRAQRRRPMTGETAEIALTLAADTAPTPAEMLLQTEQEAAAREVIAALPEDSREVLLLYYREGQRSQQVAALLGITDAAVRKRLSRARQYVREELMARFGEFARTSAPSAAFASGVLGMLAAAAPPAAGAAVLGGGAAAGQGALKVLGGSAGIATLGTVLGIAAVWLGIRRPLRDPLDARETRALIAYGVFNTVLILAFMAGIHALKDVPGWIPHLLLTQAYFIGICWASVRWLPRILARRHARDLSIDPEGTRRRLACQRRRSRWGMGVGLLLATVGMLAGLWFSGRLVV, from the coding sequence ATGGATACCCAGGCAATCGAACTGTCCCTGCGCGAAGCCCTGCCCGCCGCGGCTGAGGGCGATCACGCGGCCTACGGCCGCATCGTGGCGCTCTGCCAGAACGCGATCACCGGCATCGCCCTGGCGATCACCCGCGACGTACAGGCCAGCGAGGACATCGCGCAGGAGGCCTTCGTGAAGGGCTGGCGGCAACTGGAGACGCTGAAGAACCCGGACAGCTTCCTGCCCTGGCTGCGCGAAATCACCCGCAACCTGGCCCGCGACCACCTGCGTGCGCAGCGGCGCCGTCCGATGACGGGCGAGACCGCCGAGATCGCCCTGACGCTCGCCGCCGACACCGCGCCCACGCCGGCCGAAATGCTGCTGCAGACCGAGCAGGAGGCGGCCGCACGCGAGGTGATCGCCGCGCTGCCGGAGGACAGCCGCGAAGTCCTGCTGCTGTATTACCGCGAAGGCCAGCGCTCGCAGCAGGTCGCTGCGCTGCTCGGCATCACCGACGCCGCGGTCCGCAAGCGCCTGTCGCGCGCGCGCCAGTATGTCCGCGAGGAACTGATGGCGCGCTTCGGGGAGTTCGCGCGCACGTCGGCGCCCTCGGCGGCGTTCGCCAGCGGCGTGCTCGGCATGCTGGCGGCCGCGGCACCGCCGGCGGCCGGTGCGGCCGTGCTGGGCGGCGGCGCGGCGGCGGGCCAGGGCGCGCTGAAGGTGCTCGGCGGTTCGGCCGGCATCGCCACGCTGGGCACGGTGCTGGGCATCGCGGCGGTGTGGCTGGGCATCCGCAGGCCGCTGCGGGATCCGCTGGACGCAAGGGAAACCCGCGCCCTGATCGCCTACGGCGTGTTCAACACCGTGCTGATCCTGGCCTTCATGGCGGGCATCCATGCACTGAAGGACGTTCCGGGCTGGATCCCGCACCTGCTGCTGACCCAGGCCTACTTCATCGGCATCTGCTGGGCCAGCGTGCGGTGGCTGCCCAGGATCCTGGCGCGGCGCCACGCGCGGGACCTGTCGATCGACCCTGAAGGTACCCGTCGCCGGCTGGCCTGCCAGCGACGTCGCTCGCGCTGGGGCATGGGCGTGGGACTGCTGCTGGCCACCGTCGGCATGCTCGCCGGGCTGTGGTTCTCCGGACGGCTGGTGGTCTGA
- a CDS encoding phosphatase PAP2 family protein: MSLPLARALSIVGHPMLMLPVAVLAIALAKGDTRTAAWSAAGFGAFIALVMGYSWWQVRRGSWAHVDASATHERSTLNRFLLIALGGGAILAGWQGGQPLFALGLALSAAMILAAVLTSRWCKLSLHLAFAVFAACLLRELGTPWMLAALLFAAAVAWSRLALGRHTRRDLAAGAVAGAVAGCAFWPLARHWTG; this comes from the coding sequence ATGTCGCTTCCCCTCGCCCGCGCCCTGTCGATCGTCGGCCACCCGATGCTGATGCTGCCGGTGGCCGTGCTGGCGATCGCGCTGGCGAAGGGCGACACGCGCACGGCCGCGTGGTCCGCAGCGGGCTTTGGCGCGTTCATCGCGCTGGTGATGGGCTATTCGTGGTGGCAGGTGCGGCGCGGCAGCTGGGCGCACGTGGATGCGAGCGCGACGCACGAACGCAGCACGTTGAACCGCTTCCTGCTGATCGCCCTTGGCGGCGGCGCGATCCTGGCCGGCTGGCAGGGCGGGCAGCCGCTGTTCGCGCTGGGCCTGGCGCTATCCGCCGCGATGATCCTGGCCGCCGTGCTGACGTCGCGCTGGTGCAAGCTGTCGCTGCATCTGGCCTTCGCGGTCTTCGCCGCCTGCCTGCTGCGCGAACTGGGCACACCGTGGATGCTCGCGGCATTGCTGTTCGCCGCCGCCGTCGCATGGTCACGACTCGCGCTCGGGCGGCATACGCGGCGCGACCTGGCAGCCGGTGCGGTCGCGGGCGCCGTGGCGGGATGCGCGTTCTGGCCGCTGGCGCGGCACTGGACGGGCTGA
- a CDS encoding arginyltransferase, translating into MGENTQSLEDLRLFHTGEHPCGYWPERVARDLVLDPRDPRLPQLYPDALGWGFRRSGDIVYRPHCRQCRACVAVRIPVTDFAPDRSQRRCASRNARVETRIVAALRDEEHLALYQRYLAARHPLGGMDDHGATEFDQFLVGSWSRGRFVELREDGRLLAVAVTDVIPGALSAVYTFYDPALEARSLGTLAILRQIEWARRDGYAHLYLGYWIDGHRKMDYKRRFSPLERFDGRGWVRADL; encoded by the coding sequence ATGGGCGAGAACACGCAATCGCTCGAAGACCTGCGGCTGTTCCACACCGGCGAGCATCCGTGCGGCTACTGGCCCGAGCGCGTCGCCCGCGACCTGGTCCTCGACCCGCGCGATCCGCGCCTGCCGCAGCTGTATCCGGATGCGCTGGGCTGGGGCTTCCGTCGTTCCGGCGACATCGTCTACCGGCCGCACTGCCGCCAGTGTCGGGCCTGCGTGGCGGTACGCATCCCGGTCACCGACTTCGCACCCGACCGCAGCCAGCGACGCTGCGCCTCGCGCAACGCGCGGGTCGAAACGCGGATCGTGGCGGCACTGCGCGACGAGGAGCACCTGGCGCTGTACCAGCGCTACCTGGCCGCACGGCATCCGCTCGGCGGCATGGACGACCACGGCGCCACCGAGTTCGACCAGTTCCTGGTCGGCAGCTGGTCGCGGGGCCGATTCGTGGAGCTGCGCGAGGACGGACGACTGCTGGCGGTGGCGGTGACCGACGTGATTCCCGGTGCGCTCTCGGCGGTCTACACGTTCTACGATCCCGCGCTGGAAGCCCGCAGCCTCGGAACGCTGGCGATCCTGCGCCAGATCGAATGGGCGCGCCGCGACGGCTATGCGCACCTCTATCTCGGCTACTGGATCGACGGCCATCGCAAGATGGATTACAAGCGCCGCTTCTCACCGCTCGAACGCTTCGACGGACGCGGCTGGGTGCGCGCGGATCTGTGA